Proteins encoded in a region of the Streptococcus sanguinis genome:
- a CDS encoding SSA_2305 family type IV pilus system protein — translation MAYFLPFGAGLIALHTISILFVSRISLIKRLFLVVWVMLFAIGAPFLFQQVPGIAFVGLCALALAVYMVLLFSQELAPVKKKATASTRSRSQKHAKSSRKKVEAKEASLSTARDLNFSNASTGGMRKESKERVQAEESPVRQRVSASGRTLADRSIKKDMTRFEKVKPLYPVDNLATAPAFGEYEPNSQLAAAEVGMVGMDHSSQKANDEFLQSLLHHRKGSTKIKVANSLIQPTEANAAGNQGYTDIDDPAFETAVLSKIRPMSYTESSYGNFRPQAVEVTGVVSPDEEEFFTNQEQAQQPVAEEVGGSSLEDVFAATGDIKPVRAEESKAANSLESLFFAEEKAGPEAQMDSVFSQAASEPEFSAAEESMVSRDRADIQGYQDILSQIQHDLLGSEEEDLTAEVAETWEEESNFEPAAETFEFEEIAEPAVVQSVSEDAVWTQAGPVQEEVADETEEDLLKGIADILKAEEAQVKAASVAPAADETEEDLLQKITDILKAEEAAEAQPAATTAGDKEVYFQFLLLESQELLASNAVQEAESYLKEIVQGSSDQNLRQEAFNLLDKIGKN, via the coding sequence ATGGCATATTTTTTACCTTTTGGAGCAGGGCTTATAGCGCTGCATACGATTAGCATTTTATTTGTTTCTAGGATTTCTTTAATAAAGCGCCTTTTTCTCGTAGTATGGGTCATGCTATTTGCGATTGGTGCTCCATTCCTCTTTCAACAAGTTCCCGGCATAGCCTTTGTTGGACTCTGTGCCTTGGCCTTGGCTGTCTATATGGTGCTGCTCTTTTCACAGGAGCTAGCTCCGGTCAAGAAAAAAGCAACTGCTTCTACGCGAAGCAGAAGCCAGAAGCATGCTAAGAGCTCGCGGAAGAAAGTGGAAGCTAAGGAAGCAAGCTTGTCAACCGCTAGAGATTTGAACTTTTCCAATGCTTCAACCGGTGGGATGAGAAAGGAAAGTAAAGAAAGGGTTCAGGCTGAGGAAAGCCCGGTAAGGCAGAGAGTATCTGCTTCTGGTCGCACCCTAGCAGACCGTTCTATCAAAAAGGATATGACAAGATTTGAGAAAGTAAAGCCTCTCTACCCTGTTGATAACTTGGCTACAGCTCCTGCCTTTGGAGAATACGAGCCAAACAGTCAGCTAGCGGCAGCTGAGGTCGGCATGGTGGGTATGGACCACAGCTCACAAAAGGCCAATGATGAATTTTTGCAGTCCCTGCTTCATCACCGCAAGGGTTCTACCAAGATTAAGGTGGCAAACTCTCTGATTCAGCCTACTGAAGCAAATGCAGCCGGCAATCAAGGCTATACAGATATAGATGATCCAGCCTTTGAGACAGCTGTTCTGTCTAAGATTAGACCGATGTCCTATACGGAGTCTAGCTATGGCAACTTCAGACCGCAAGCAGTTGAGGTAACAGGTGTTGTTTCTCCGGATGAGGAAGAATTCTTCACTAATCAGGAACAAGCTCAGCAGCCAGTGGCAGAAGAAGTAGGAGGCAGCAGCCTGGAAGATGTTTTTGCTGCTACGGGAGATATCAAGCCAGTTAGAGCAGAAGAGTCAAAAGCAGCTAACAGCTTAGAATCTCTCTTCTTTGCTGAGGAGAAAGCTGGGCCAGAGGCTCAGATGGACTCAGTCTTCAGTCAAGCTGCTTCAGAGCCAGAGTTTTCTGCTGCAGAAGAGTCCATGGTTAGTCGTGATCGCGCTGATATTCAGGGCTATCAAGACATTCTCAGCCAGATTCAGCATGATTTGCTTGGGTCTGAAGAGGAAGATTTGACTGCTGAAGTGGCAGAGACTTGGGAGGAAGAAAGCAACTTCGAACCTGCAGCAGAAACGTTTGAATTTGAAGAAATTGCTGAACCAGCAGTTGTTCAATCAGTCTCTGAAGACGCTGTTTGGACACAGGCTGGGCCTGTTCAAGAAGAAGTTGCAGATGAAACAGAAGAAGATTTGCTCAAGGGAATTGCTGACATCCTCAAAGCTGAGGAGGCACAAGTCAAGGCTGCTTCAGTCGCTCCAGCTGCAGATGAGACCGAAGAAGATTTGCTTCAGAAAATCACTGACATCCTCAAAGCTGAGGAAGCAGCAGAAGCACAACCAGCTGCAACAACTGCGGGAGATAAAGAAGTCTATTTCCAATTCCTCCTACTGGAAAGTCAGGAATTATTGGCTTCTAATGCAGTTCAAGAAGCTGAGAGCTACCTGAAAGAGATTGTCCAAGGAAGCTCAGATCAGAATCTTCGTCAAGAAGCGTTCAACTTGCTGGACAAAATCGGGAAAAATTAA
- a CDS encoding PilN domain-containing protein has protein sequence MRRDLNYFSKYHVAPAKTSPLKLAAISAFAGIAAIMIVLIGFFQFSAMHLQGEIDRAEQTLKSPEMAQELKAVSETEDKIVTVKNDELLFTSLEGDFRRLHRVNKAFMDFLNKNVTRNLVFDDIKINNDNVEINGSSQEHLSIAKFEEELRKSEKFNHIFVDNITREEKDNNTVYKFNIKILTKDVDFNEEQK, from the coding sequence ATGCGGAGAGATTTAAACTACTTTTCAAAATATCATGTGGCACCGGCTAAAACCAGTCCACTGAAACTTGCTGCTATTTCCGCTTTTGCTGGGATTGCAGCGATTATGATTGTGCTGATTGGCTTCTTCCAGTTTAGCGCTATGCACCTCCAAGGTGAGATTGACCGAGCGGAGCAGACGCTCAAGAGCCCAGAGATGGCTCAAGAGCTGAAGGCAGTTTCTGAGACTGAAGATAAGATTGTTACGGTCAAGAATGACGAACTTCTCTTTACCAGCCTGGAAGGCGACTTCCGCCGCTTGCACCGAGTAAACAAAGCCTTTATGGACTTCCTCAATAAAAACGTGACACGGAACCTGGTTTTTGACGATATCAAGATTAATAACGACAATGTAGAAATCAATGGTTCGTCTCAAGAGCATCTTTCCATCGCTAAGTTTGAGGAAGAGCTTCGTAAGTCAGAGAAGTTTAACCATATTTTTGTGGATAACATTACTCGCGAGGAAAAGGATAACAATACAGTGTACAAGTTTAACATTAAAATTTTGACGAAGGATGTAGATTTCAATGAAGAGCAAAAATGA